The following proteins are encoded in a genomic region of Drosophila willistoni isolate 14030-0811.24 chromosome 3R, UCI_dwil_1.1, whole genome shotgun sequence:
- the LOC6647201 gene encoding ferrochelatase, mitochondrial translates to MFLHNRNVLKLACNAANFATASATRPKTAILMLNMGGPQNTDQVHDYLLKIMTDRDMIQLPLQSRLGPWIAQRRTPEVQKKYKEIGGGSPILKWTELQGQLMCEQLDKISPSTAPHKHYVGFRYVNPLTEDTLAKIESDKPERLVLFSQYPQYSCATSGSSFNSIFTHYRSSSLPSDIKWSIIDRWGTHPLLIKTFAQRIREELSKFVETKRNDVVILFTAHSLPLKAVNRGDAYPSEIGASVHMVMQELGQTNPYSLAWQSKVGPLPWLAPATDDAIKGYVKQGLKNFILVPIAFVNEHIETLHELDIEYCDELAKEVGVEEIRRAAAPNDHPLFIEALSTIVADHLQSNQSVNPKFLMRCPMCSNPRCRESKRWYQQLCSH, encoded by the exons ATGTTTTTGCATAATAGAAATGTTCTCAAATTGGCCT GCAATGCCGCTAACTTTGCAACTGCAAGCGCAACGCGCCCCAAGACTGCCATTCTTATGCTGAACATGGGTGGTCCACAGAATACGGATCAAGTCCATGATTATCTCTTGAAAATAATGACAGATCGGGATATGATACAGCTCCCACTGCAGAGTCGTCTGGGTCCTTGGATCGCCCAGCGCCGGACGCCAGAAGTgcaaaagaaatacaaagagATTGGCGGCGGTTCACCCATTCTCAAGTGGACAGAACTGCAAGGGCAACTAATGTGTGAGCAACTAGATAAGATATCACCATCGACGGCTCCACACAAGCATTATGTGGGCTTTCGCTATGTAAATCCACTAACGGAGGACACCTTGGCTAAAATCGAGAG CGACAAGCCTGAGCGATTGGTACTCTTCTCCCAGTATCCGCAATATAGTTGTGCCACATCCGGTTCCAGCTTCAACTCCATCTTCACCCATTACCGCAGCAG TTCCCTACCCTCCGACATCAAGTGGAGTATCATCGATCGCTGGGGCACTCATCCGCTGCTGATTAAGACATTTGCTCAACGCATTCGCGAAGAATTATCCAAATTTGTGGAAACTAAACGCAACGATGTGGTCATTCTCTTCACGGCTCATTCGCTGCCTCTCAAAGCAGTGAATCGCGGTGATGCCTATCCCTCTGAGATTGGAGCCAGTGTGCATATGGTCATGCAGGAGCTGGGTCAAACCAATCCTTACAGTCTGGCCTGGCAATCGAAAGTAGGACCATTGCCCTGGCTAGCCCCCGCTACGGATGATGCCATCAAA GGCTACGTGAAGCAAGGCCTTAAAAACTTTATACTCGTTCCCATTGCCTTTGTGAATGAGCATATTGAGACATTGCATGAACTGGACATTGAATACTGTGACGAATTGGCCAAGGAAGTGGGCGTAGAGGAGATCCGTCGTGCTGCAGCACCCAATGACCATCCGCTATTCATTGAGGCTCTAAGTACCATTGTAGCCGATCATTTGCAATCAAATCAATCGGTTAATCCCAAATTCCTAATGCGTTGTCCCATGTGCTCCAATCCAAGGTGCCGGGAAAGCAAGCGCTGGTATCAACAGCTCTGCTCGCATTAA
- the LOC6647200 gene encoding solute carrier family 52, riboflavin transporter, member 3-B has translation MSGIETNNVGQINAVYTVVSTSDVDAASTDFSRCIDNKSDPNESELSVFLNWRTIGKKMEEKYGGVFKNRSLIVDLLAIFFGIGTWLGVNGTFIQLPLLVNEAPEGWSLPSYLSVMVQIGNLGPLIYTLIQKYSPRKLNDGWTIHGILLIGALSCLLTAFFYNQTAVVGGVDHSVALFVLTIFTALNACTSSVLYMPYMGRFKEQYMVTYFIGEGLSGLLPSVLALIQGVGETGECVLVNVTETGEEIYESLSQPARFDTKVFFLVLFGLMVLSYIGYALLNALPLARQEYAQVTVSEGNKYVYDEGHSQQESKKLSRTQYTSLLLLIGAISFFSNAVNQSIQSYSVAPYGAQAYHLAATLSVIANPVACFMAMFLHFTSLRTITVLSVLAALLNGYVFSTAVLSPYPWLYDETIGAVLVVTAWTLLIGIISYLKLGITTVMRSQGGQSLVWVGAITQLGSAIGSVLIFFIINYTRFFQAAESTC, from the exons ATGTCTGGAATTGAAACTAACAATGTTGGCCAAATTAACGCAGTGTACACTGTGGTTTCAACCTCGGACGTCGACGCGGCATCCACGGATTTCAGCAG ATGCATCGATAACAAGAGCGATCCCAACGAGAGCGAACTGAGTGTATTTCTAAACTGGCGCACCATTGGCAAGAAAATGGAGGAGAAATATGGCGGTGTATTTAAAAATCGGAGCTTGATTGTGGATTTGTTGGCCATATTCTTTGGCATCGGCACCTGGCTGGGAGTTAATGGCACATTTATCCAGTTGCCCCTGCTTGTAAATGAGGCCCCCGAAGGATGGAGTTTGCCCTCTTATCTGAGTGTTATGGTACAGATTGGAAATCTTGGACCATTAATCTACACTTTGATTCAGAAGTATTCGCCACGTAAACTAAATGATGGTTGGACTATTCATGGCATACTGCTAATCGGTGCATTATCTTGTTTGCTTACGGCGTTCTTTTACAATCAAACCGCTGTGGTTGGCGGAGTGGATCATAGTGTGGCTCTGTTTGTACTCACCATATTCACGGCTCTGAATGCGTGTACAAGTTCGGTCCTCTATATGCCCTACATGGGACGCTTTAAGGAGCAATATATGGTCACATACTTTATAGGCGAGGGTCTGAGTGGATTGTTACCAAGTGTCTTGGCACTTATACAGGGTGTCGGCGAGACTGGAGAGTGTGTTCTGGTCAATGTAACCGAAACGGGCGAGGAGATCTACGAATCACTATCTCAGCCGGCACGTTTCGACACAAAGGTTTTCTTCCTTGTTCTGTTCGGATTGATGGTCTTGAGCTACATTGGCTATGCTCTACTTAATGCCCTGCCATTGGCTCGTCAAGAATACGCCCAGGTCACGGTTAGCGAGGGCAACAAGTATGTCTACGACGAGGGACACAGTCAACAAGAGTCCAAGAAGCTAAGCCGTACTCAATATACCTCACTGTTGCTTTTAATTGGAGCGATTTCGTTCTTCAGCAATGCCGTCAATCAATCGATACAGTCCTACTCTGTTGCTCCTTATGGGGCCCAGGCCTATCATTTGGCAGCCACTCTGAGTGTCATAGCCAATCCTGTGGCCTGTTTCATGGCcatgtttttgcattttaccTCGCTGCGTACAATTACAGTGCTTTCGGTTTTGGCCGCTCTCCTGAACGGCTATGTTTTTTCCACAGCTGTCTTGAGCCCCTACCCCTGGCTGTATGATGAGACAATTGGAGCCGTTCTTGTGGTGACCGCCTGGACTCTACTGATTGGCATTATTAGCTACCTTAAGCTTGGCATTACAACTGTGATGCGTTCCCAGGGTGGCCAGTCTTTAGTCTGGGTGGGAGCCATTACCCAACTAGGCTCAGCCATTGGATCCGTCTTAATATTCTTTATCATAAACTATACACGATTTTTCCAGGCGGCGGAATCCACTTGCTGA
- the LOC6647199 gene encoding uncharacterized protein LOC6647199 translates to MADLKECYSSGNTAKNNSGDENSLKFMGDDENESEHTRRICIYLHNLQNRLKQGVAQHTDLVQKSVRLLKEVNDVSTTLALAKSGSNNQKTKIKRLIMEFESGCATPGQEDLMELRDLLADFEKLHENQLLQESLLNFKRAGDSFEKVYAFLETVGLGNNTSPHPSPQPSQLMTTQSTNRSLRERIEAFNKSLELGTNISQDFVRCFSSHCSLENSEKITSQSKLPNIGSRTNSGYEGDVDSEIELAENEALAETEKQ, encoded by the exons ATGGCCGATTTGAAGGAATGTTACAGCAGCGGAAACACCGCTAAGAACAACAGCGGCGATGAGAATTCGTTGAAAT TCATGGGCGATGATGAAAACGAAAGTGAGCACACTCGACGTATTTGCATATATCTACACAATTTGCAGAATCGTTTGAAGCAGGGCGTAGCACAGCATACTGATCTCGTCCAGAAATCTGTGCGTCTGCTCAAGGAGGTGAACGATGTATCCACCACACTGGCCCTGGCAAAATCTGGGTCCAACAATCAGAAGACCAAGATTAAACGTCTCATAATGGAGTTTGAGAGCGGTTGTGCTACACCAGGGCAGGAGGATTTAATGGAGCTCCGAGATTTGTTGGCCGATTTCGAGAAACTCCATGAAAATCAACTGCTGCAGGAGAGCCTGCTGAATTTTAAGCGAGCCGGTGACTCTTTTGAAAAGGTTTATGCCTTTCTCGAGACCGTTGGCCTGGGAAACAATACCTCGCCACATCCCTCACCTCAGCCCAGTCAATTGATGACCACACAAAGCACTAATCGCAGCTTGCGCGAGAGAATCGAGGCTTTTAACAAGTCACTGGAACTGGGCACAAATATATCGCAAGATTTTGTTAGATGCTTTAGCAGCCACTGTAGTCTGGAAAACAGTGAGAAAATCACATCGCAGTCAAAACTTCCAAATATTGGCTCACGTACCAATTCCGGATACGAGGGAGATGTCGACAGTGAAATTGAGCTGGCAGAGAATGAGGCATTAGCTGAAACTGAAAAGCAGTAG
- the LOC6647198 gene encoding DDB1- and CUL4-associated factor 5 produces MSLTRHVNSLNLDLALRNRENDHLVGNLEAAIFRKRLHAAENLYQRDLAGHYGCVNALEFSHGGQYLASGGDDKRVLLWNVDQETTALGKMGNPRSMYGEHTSNIFCLGFDILNSYVFSGGNDEMVIQHDLATGKNLNYFAHGGPVYGLSVDRTSPHLFSVATENGEVLVYDLRTSKSDPLTVAKFSSPFNAVEFHPLNGNNLATANTKRGAMLWDLRQPTQALYQYKYIPESPSCMSVRFNCNGTLLLTLHRRLPPILFKPNCPEPLAAFYHEEYFNSCTMKSCTFAGPQDELVISGSDNFNMFIWRMDEVKLDERNQLITTPPVILTGHRSIVNQVRYNRQRCLIASSGVEKIIKLWSPFAQRGWQGDLLQPSRETFCTRTLHRDAADQVSQDFTSRNTDEDQVMLAFFDTLVQRELETWNTTGNNTSSDTSSDTSTERSRATSVSEVTSDGDADGDNDAEGDGEGEGDGEDEGDGDGDDDIDTPNVSELSLQTHPNRIFYLIAKKGRALLQMAVKAAGGKQQEELLARLLDEQRQVATEARISDWLDETHQLFGDDQLPTTSADAAAREQRRRVSDLPQTRPLRKIRMVGPLPASFVQLERKRKLMRLRVAAAMKRRRRSLRPLRESSDQGNNESAVSSDSDWQEDDDNDDDDDDDDGDDDVSNASNASGTATANGSANANSNDNNINPNGNINNEDTNTTSSTTSMTSMEAQLSQAPSTSDSFPMFEANNNNSQMTSHNNNNNNHKIIINGLPAGAEIHHHAESSTSSTTSTASSSQATN; encoded by the exons ATGAGCCTAACTCGACATGTCAACAGTCTGAATCTGGATCTGGCATTGAGGAATCGGGAAAATGATCACCTGGTGGGTAATCTAGAGGCTGCCATCTTCAGGAAACGTCTCCATGCCGCCGAGAATCTCTATCAAAGGGATCTTGCTGGACATTATGGTTGTGTGAATGCCCTGGAGTTTAGTCACGGTGGACAGTATCTGGCATCGG GTGGCGATGATAAACGGGTGCTGCTGTGGAATGTCGATCAGGAGACCACAGCCTTGGGCAAGATGGGCAATCCCCGTTCAATGTATGGAGAACATACCAGCAATATATTTTGCTTGGGTTTCGATATACTCAACTCGTATGTATTCTCTGGTGGAAACGATGAGATGGTCATTCAACATGATCTGGCCAC CGGAAAGAATCTCAATTACTTTGCTCATGGCGGACCCGTCTATGGCCTAAGCGTTGATCGCACTAGTCCCCATTTGTTCAGTGTGGCCACAGAGAATGGTGAGGTTCTTGTCTATGATCTTCGTACCAGTAAATCCGATCCATTGACGGTGGCCAAGTTCAGTTCGCCCTTCAATGCCGTTGAGTTTCATCCGTTGAATGGTAATAATTTGGCCACAGCCAATACCAAACGTGGAGCAATGCTCTGGGACTTGCGTCAGCCTACACA GGCTCTTTACcagtataaatatataccGGAATCACCCAGTTGCATGAGTGTGCGTTTCAATTGCAATGGAACTTTGTTGCTTACATTACATCGACGACTGCCACCGATTCTGTTCAAGCCCAATTGCCCCGAGCCCTTGGCTGCGTTCTATCATGAGGAATACTTCAATTCCTGCACCATGAAGAGTTGCACTTTTGCTGGTCCTCAGGATGAGCTAGTGATATCCGGCTCGGACAATTTCAATATGTTCATTTGGCGAATGGATGAAGTGAAAT TGGACGAGAGGAATCAATTGATTACCACGCCACCTGTCATCCTGACTGGCCATCGTTCGATTGTTAATCAGGTGCGCTACAATCGTCAGCGTTGTCTGATCGCCTCGTCGGGGGTTGAGAAGATTATCAAG TTGTGGAGCCCGTTCGCTCAACGAGGCTGGCAGGGCGATTTATTGCAGCCGTCGCGGGAGACATTTTGCACCCGAACATTACATCGTGATGCTGCCGATCAAGTGTCCCAGGACTTTACCAGTCGTAATACAGATGAAGATCAGGTCATGTTGGCCTTCTTTGATACCTTGGTGCAACGTGAATTGGAGACTTGGAACACTACAGGCAATAATACGAGCAGCGACACCAGTTCCGACACTTCCACCGAACGTAGTCGGGCCACTTCAGTGTCGGAAGTCACAAGTGATGGTGATGCTGATGGCGACAATGATGCTGAAGGTGATGGCGAGGGTGAGGGTGATGGTGAGGATGAGGGTGACGGTGATGGAGACGATGACATCGATACACCCAATGTCAGCGAATTGAGTTTGCAGACCCATCCGAATCGCATTTTCTATTTGATAGCCAAAAAGGGTCGAGCTCTACTGCAAATGGCTGTTAAAGCTGCCGGCGGAAAGCAACAGGAGGAGCTGCTTGCCCGTCTGCTGGACGAGCAACGTCAAGTAGCCACCGAGGCACGCATTAGCGATTGGCTGGATGAAACGCATCAACTATTCGGAGATGATCAATTACCCACCACTTCGGCAGACGCAGCTGCCCGAGAGCAAAGACGTCGCGTGTCCGACTTACCGCAGACACGTCCTCTACGTAAGATTAGAATGG TTGGTCCGCTGCCGGCCAGCTTCGTCCAATTGGAAAGAAAACGCAAACTGATGCGTCTCCGTGTAGCGGCGGCCATGAAAAGGAGACGTCGTTCCCTCCGCCCTTTACGTGAGTCGAGCGATCAGGGTAATAATGAAAGTGCAGTTTCCTCTGATTCCGACTGGCAAGAGgacgatgataatgatgatgatgacgatgatgatgatggcgatgATGATGTTAGTAATGCTAGCAATGCCAGTGGTACAGCTACCGCCAATGGCAGTGCAAATGCCAATTCAAATGATAATAATATCAATCCTAATGGCAATATCAATAACGAGGATACTAACACCACATCATCCACCACATCCATGACCTCTATGGAAGCTCAACTCTCTCAAGCGCCAAGCACTTCGGATTCATTTCCCATGTTCGAggccaataacaacaatagtCAAATGACTtcacacaacaacaataacaataaccaTAAGATTATTATCAATGGCTTACCAGCAGGGGCAGAAATTCATCATCATGCTGAATCCTCGACATCATCCACCACATCCACAGCTTCCTCCAGCCAAGCTACCAATTAG
- the LOC6647197 gene encoding uncharacterized protein LOC6647197, with protein MPTAMHLIMLALVGLTNGHANNSYENVLESILNELEGGLELHLTKPSDFDHSLVQFILRQWSCTLTISSTETMSSEEDDIFRHHFMLFEDVNEMSEYLPHLKNLGGFYILALVHTPQDMAKLFKFTADVWLHHGHSRIYYIQLDMDRILVYNPFKTSLEFVNDATTYKHIYGNLNGHPLRVYTFDSVYSLVFGDGATKKVLRVTGADAKLAEEVAKVLNFTQHFLWPDDEFFGGRTPNGSYSGGVGRAHRGEVDIIFSGFFIKDYLTTQIQFSSAVYMDDLCLYVQKAKRIPQSILPLFAVHEDVWLCFLLVGLIGAFIWLCLRGLNLGLHIERIADGSNEKEYPGFYSLAMRIFIDTWVVWVRVNVGRFPPFNSERMFLVSLCLVSVIFGALLESSLATVYIRPLYYKDTNTLAELDATQLPIYIKHPAFKDDLFYGHDSAVYRRLDSKMTLVAEGEERLISMISKLGRFAGVTRSASLELNDIRYVMTKKVHKIPECPKNYYIAYVLPRPSPYLDGINGVILRILAAGLMDLWTGEMKERARWSIHRFPEYLAELNVGSWKVLTLTDVQLAFYALGIGCLLAAAVWLLEMCWKNK; from the exons ATGCCGACCGCTATGCATCTAATTATGCTAGCCCTAGTGGGCCTGACCAATGGTCATGCCAATAATtcttatgaaaatgttttggaATCCATATTAAACGAATTGGAGGGTGGCTTGGAGCTTCATCTAACGAAACCATCCGATTTCGACCACAGTTTGGTCCAATTTATATTGAGACAATGGAGCTGCACATTGACCATCAGTAGCACCGAGACTATGTCATCGGAGGAGGATGACATCTTTCGTCATCATTTTATGCTGTTCGAAGATGTCAATGAAATGTCGGAGTATCTGCCACATCTGAAGAATCTCGGTGGTTTCTATATCCTGGCCTTAGTCCACACTCCACAGGACATGGCTAAGTTGTTCAAATTTACGGCTGATGTTTGGCTGCATCATGGACATAGTCGGATCTATTATATTCAACTGGACATGGATCGCATCTTAGTCTATAATCCTTTCAAGACAAGTCTAGAGTTTGTTAATGACGCGACGAcctataaacatatttatggtAATTTAAACGGACATCCTTTAAGAGTGTACACCTTCGATTCGGTCTATTCGTTGGTCTTTGGCGATGGAGCCACCAAGAAAGTTCTTCGTGTCACTGGAGCTGATGCCAAATTGGCCGAGGAAGTAGCCAAAGTATTAAATTTCACTCAGCATTTTCTTTGGCCAGATGATGAGTTCTTTGG AGGTCGGACACCGAATGGTTCTTACAGCGGCGGTGTGGGTCGTGCTCATCGTGGGGAGGTTGACATCATATTTTCTGGATTCTTTATCAAGGACTATCTCACCACGCAGATTCAGTTCAGTTCCGCTGTCTATATGGATGATCTTTGCTTGTATGTGCAGAAggccaagaggattccacaaTCCATTCTACCACTCTTTGCTGTCCACGAGGATGTTTGGTTGTGTTTTTTGCTGGTGGGCTTAATAGGTGCCTTCATTTGGCTTTGCTTGCGGGGATTGAATCTCGGCCTGCACATCGAACGAATTGCAGATGGATCGAACGAGAAAGAGTATCCTGGCTTTTACTCCCTGGCCATGCGTATCTTTATCGACACTTGGGTTGTTTGGGTAAGGGTCAATGTGGGTCGTTTTCCACCCTTCAATTCGGAGCGCATGTTTCTCGTTTCCTTGTGTTTGGTTAGCGTAATATTTGGAGCCCTATTGGAATCCAGCTTGGCCACTGTTTATATACGTCCTCTGTACTATAAAGATACCAATACTTTAGCTGAACTGGATGCCACTCAGCTGCCCATATATATCAAGCATCCGGCTTTCAAAGATGATCTCTTCTATGGTCACGATTCAGCTGTGTATCGACGTCTAGATTCCAAAATGACGCTTGTGGCCGAAGGTGAGGAGCGCCTCATTAGCATGATATCAAAGTTGGGCAGATTCGCAGGAGTCACGCGCTCTGCTAGCCTGGAACTGAATGACATTCGCTATGTTATGACCAAAAAGGTCCACAAGATACCCGAGTGCCCCAAGAACTATTATATTGCTTACGTTCTACCCAGACCATCGCCCTATCTGGATGGCATCAATGGAGTGATACTGCGTATTTTGGCAGCTGGACTCATGGATCTGTGGACTGGAGAGATGAAAGAGCGTGCCCGTTGGAGTATACACAGATTCCCCGAATATCTGGCCGAACTAAATGTGGGCAGTTGGAAAGTTTTAACCCTAACTGATGTGCAATTGGCGTTCTATGCCCTTGGCATTGGTTGCCTCCTTGCAGCAGCTGTCTGGCTCCTGGAGATGTgttggaaaaacaaataa